CAGCGCGCGCGCGATCTCTCACGGCAGCAGTGGTTTTCATTTGCAGCCACGTTGTCCCCATCACTAAGAACATGGTAAGACTGATTAAACCACAGAGCAGTGCAAATGGATTAAGCAGTCCAAAGAATGATCCATGATACGTTGGCATCATAAAGTCGCTTAACGTAAATGGTATGCCTTGTAATAGATTCCCGAATGCAACACCAAAAATAAGAGAAGGAACAAACCCACTAATGCTGATAGCAATGTCCCAGTTATTTCGCCATTTAGGCGACTCAATTTTAGAACGATAATCCAGACCAATTGGGCGTAGCCATAGCCCTGCTAGCGTCAAGATCATGGCAAAGTAAAAACCAGAAAATGACACAGCATATACCGTTGGCCATGCGGCGAATAGAGCACCACCAGCAGAAACTAACCAGACTTGGTTTCCGTCCCAGTGAGGCGCAATCGAGTTAATCATCACTCGACGTTCGTTGTCTGTTTTACCGATAACAGGTACAAGGGCGCAAACACCTAAATCAAACCCGTCGGCAATGGCGAAACCAATTAGTAGAACACCTACTAGTAGCCACCAAACAAATCGCAATGCTTCATAATCAAACATTATTTAATCTCCCTTACGCTTCTACTTGGCGGTTAACTTTGTCTTGTACAGAGTCACCGCTCTGTTCAAAGTGGTAGCGGCCTGTCTTCAAGCTGCTTGGCCCTTTACGTGCAAATGTCACCATAAGATAAACTTCAACTATCAGGAATACTGTATAGAGAGCCATTATTGCAAGT
This portion of the Vibrio sp. VB16 genome encodes:
- the cydB gene encoding cytochrome d ubiquinol oxidase subunit II gives rise to the protein MFDYEALRFVWWLLVGVLLIGFAIADGFDLGVCALVPVIGKTDNERRVMINSIAPHWDGNQVWLVSAGGALFAAWPTVYAVSFSGFYFAMILTLAGLWLRPIGLDYRSKIESPKWRNNWDIAISISGFVPSLIFGVAFGNLLQGIPFTLSDFMMPTYHGSFFGLLNPFALLCGLISLTMFLVMGTTWLQMKTTAAVRDRARAVSQAGALTITILFVAAGFWVQSIDGYALKSEVDTFAASNPLNKEVVREAGAWMANYASYPLMWIAPILGTVMPLVVILATRINSGGLAFLASSLTSAGIILTAGFSMFPFVMPSSLNPSQSLTMWDSTSSELTLQIMTVVAAIFIPIILSYTAWSYYKMYGRIDDKFIEENKNSLY